From one Pseudomonas sp. S35 genomic stretch:
- a CDS encoding DUF883 family protein → MARKTAAQAVEDQIKDQAFSELTALIEESDKLLKSSASLVGEEGETLREQVAIKLKQALDSVSNVRERSKPVVDATETYIGGHPWQTVAISAGFGLVVGLLLGRRN, encoded by the coding sequence ATGGCCCGCAAAACTGCTGCCCAAGCCGTCGAAGATCAAATCAAGGATCAAGCCTTCAGCGAACTGACGGCGCTGATCGAAGAATCGGACAAACTGCTCAAAAGCAGCGCTTCTCTGGTGGGCGAAGAAGGCGAAACCCTACGCGAGCAAGTGGCAATCAAGCTCAAGCAAGCCCTGGACTCGGTGTCCAACGTACGTGAACGCAGCAAGCCGGTGGTAGACGCCACCGAAACCTATATCGGTGGCCATCCTTGGCAGACCGTGGCCATCTCAGCGGGCTTTGGCCTTGTAGTCGGTTTGTTGCTGGGTCGCCGCAACTGA
- a CDS encoding Ldh family oxidoreductase: MSAQSPIVDNATALIGFNDLVGLLHAVFVKHGTSPDVAAILAHNCAGAERDGAHSHGIFRIPGYLSTLASGWVDGKAVPVVTDVASGFVRVDAGNGFAQPALQAARSLLVAKARSAGIALLAIHNSHHFAALWPDVEPFAEEGLVALSVVNSMTCVVPHGADRPLFGTNPIAFAAPRADGAPIVFDLATSAIAHGDVQIAARKGERLPAGMGVDSLGQPTTDPKAVLEGGALLPFGGHKGSALSMMVELLAAALTGGNFSFEFNWADHPGARTPWTGQLLILIDPSKTAGQNFAERSQELVRQMHAAGLRRLPGDRRHRTRAKSLEAGIELQAQELPRLQALLAD; the protein is encoded by the coding sequence ATGTCTGCCCAGTCCCCGATAGTTGACAACGCTACAGCGCTCATCGGTTTCAACGACCTCGTGGGCTTGTTGCACGCGGTATTCGTGAAGCACGGCACTTCGCCGGACGTCGCCGCGATCCTGGCGCACAACTGCGCCGGCGCCGAACGCGATGGTGCCCATAGCCACGGGATCTTCCGTATTCCCGGTTACCTCAGCACCCTGGCCAGCGGCTGGGTCGACGGCAAGGCCGTGCCGGTCGTCACGGATGTGGCGTCCGGCTTTGTGCGGGTCGACGCCGGCAACGGGTTTGCCCAGCCAGCGTTGCAGGCCGCCCGTTCGCTGCTGGTGGCCAAGGCGCGCAGTGCCGGCATTGCGCTGTTGGCGATCCACAACTCCCATCACTTCGCCGCCCTGTGGCCCGATGTCGAACCGTTCGCCGAAGAAGGCCTGGTGGCGCTGAGCGTGGTCAACAGCATGACTTGCGTGGTGCCCCATGGGGCCGACCGGCCGTTGTTCGGTACCAACCCCATCGCGTTCGCCGCACCGCGTGCCGACGGCGCGCCTATCGTCTTCGACCTGGCCACCAGCGCGATTGCCCATGGCGATGTGCAGATCGCCGCGCGCAAAGGCGAACGCTTGCCTGCGGGTATGGGCGTCGACAGCCTTGGCCAACCGACCACCGACCCCAAAGCCGTGCTGGAAGGCGGGGCGCTGCTGCCGTTTGGCGGGCACAAGGGCTCCGCGTTGTCGATGATGGTCGAGTTGCTGGCAGCGGCCTTGACCGGCGGTAACTTCTCCTTTGAGTTCAACTGGGCCGACCATCCGGGAGCGCGCACACCCTGGACCGGGCAATTGCTGATCCTGATCGACCCAAGCAAAACCGCCGGGCAGAACTTTGCCGAGCGCAGCCAGGAATTGGTGCGGCAGATGCATGCGGCGGGGCTGCGGCGGTTGCCGGGGGATCGACGTCATCGCACGCGGGCGAAGTCGTTGGAGGCGGGGATTGAACTGCAGGCTCAGGAGCTGCCGCGATTACAGGCACTGTTGGCCGATTGA
- a CDS encoding DUF6543 domain-containing protein, protein MSTVIPPYFFDEFLLPVKRKEPTPRERALGFTVKDLEWLHTLYYATDAARQDPAVQGNPMHVERLLINPGGQPAIPLAGAFMMSPTPDDNKAVLYTPYGGLELFDSRAGLLGEVQERLTQPSRRSELLQFLSIAERDALPINVRLTLTTATIADAVMADQRRIILANQQKNVRAMLDELRKLPGLNDMLDTLLGIMARSYFPGLNPADTRVNFFSRPATGEEARWVDSLPLRDALLRFYVRHAWPTDQTHSFFNIGRNTTAFSQQQLAEDQQRWNSVVEQTSGILSKLLNSLLKSYWNQEVNADQSRQRFCARVMSDKCRADLLFKHQDMILSSEESEQLRALFLADKTARAAHTHHLNVERVRIHAPFQHYVHLGGTLMISNAHAYLYTQSRGLQVLKDIDDLKDILLTMLKTAGHEDELLNFLSLDERSVFIGSDQIEVTGKPVAGDAFQVMVEDILAKQFDNLEYALGLYRRSAGEIDLAALLDNALDVRTMLDSRLQALDAGGRWSVHPITSGNGRPSTVHAEKAKAQLKTLETVEAAMAMERSKHPTLRELVGRALNVELGKRQLSLKAENVYINRYATPASEREERLPLASTSMVEHFIARLAKQAEALTDSPLTWFYGKRRSGVANQLHNLTTNSFNAVIEQVLTTFAEHDLRTLPHLLLEHNRAHLGHGMLLGLSGEAQLRRLQKSLPVACLDLLDSALHAENMTRLTRRGLNGFIPDAFGLTLNLGADAVPEALTNCFVLTERGGTDPDHSGLAMLWTPRAGYEAFASFNVLREVLEQRLLSPTARLPLIENLRPSKRIPHQSYRLGPLQRIDEHLLHNRQQTYSDFMRDKIDHVLSMKLNAQRFQDFMDSFIRQATPTNLPRAMAIARAMIHQQALPVWLGMARPHEQILHAELLEQYRASVTDEQDYLHGLTPMREQVLSSLSTLLNARFPGQVVNPDAILIPGRIDLQNHTQTLTDFALRHLPELNADDIRPRSRTDTPLPAALDGSTVVQLVRQLDLKSLYQTQLTTLLKGQTEDTRRRRRLFCRQLPWQLLQYAHEQTLQERLSASAWSFIQQVFDMPDALARNSVSGVTAMVRPLELIATPGAALVKALGCYLIGPKGGATGPLILYAPYSPSHLLKEYANEAAFISEFTTPGALQEWVVSQLEESQQATYRNLLSQNWRHGLSEMRVGANPIVGNLLKRLFKDNLELLLQMLACQFSESGKVKWDGITSLLTREIPKGLQFMAGKLAYPLVVWRSYKLFLASAEDLQQHRWQRALKAFAGGVAELAALRKALDKLLPQDAPVTEPPPVEQWLQAPAPAADTLADLDLTAPARTHLQVFEDHDIALADLTPGKPTGLYRDQAGTRQFISLSGKVYPIKQAGKHWRLIQGELPGPYVQCNTQGVWTLDLDRHYPRYGKTLSRYAGKLTTRAAERDAINIEAVGMREIAALSNWKAQCIDEALNVATYYSVNCKRNLLHFATHLAPNSRLGRFFSELFGIVTLTPEQVQRVERRVDEILDELTNHTLISPDSMRFVSGTHRYSPRNTFAFVLPDDQEQKIYLLDRFFDPPLDNYQNRLTTPFNISAHARATVLIHEISHIKSLTEDLAYLDSMRPFHDLINVKIHGARLMQTDLADLRDTALSTLTPATLLFKTWDEFSEEWEDFGSSRATTPQKDKVLGITGCRTLNEARDMFMSNADKRIDTILANADSVTYLISQLGRELDAGA, encoded by the coding sequence ATGTCGACGGTCATCCCGCCGTACTTCTTCGACGAGTTCCTGCTTCCCGTAAAACGCAAGGAGCCGACACCACGGGAGCGTGCCCTGGGGTTCACGGTCAAGGACCTTGAATGGTTGCACACGCTGTACTACGCCACCGACGCAGCCCGCCAGGACCCCGCGGTGCAAGGCAACCCCATGCACGTAGAACGGTTGTTGATCAACCCCGGCGGTCAACCCGCCATCCCACTGGCGGGCGCGTTCATGATGAGCCCGACGCCGGACGACAACAAAGCCGTGCTCTATACCCCCTACGGTGGCCTGGAACTGTTCGACAGCCGTGCCGGCCTGCTTGGCGAGGTGCAGGAACGCTTGACGCAACCGAGCAGGCGCAGCGAGTTGCTCCAGTTTCTGTCCATTGCCGAACGGGACGCGTTGCCGATAAACGTGCGCCTGACGCTGACCACCGCCACGATTGCGGACGCCGTGATGGCCGACCAACGGAGGATCATCCTGGCTAACCAGCAAAAAAATGTACGGGCGATGCTCGATGAACTGCGCAAGCTCCCCGGTCTGAACGACATGCTCGACACCTTGCTCGGCATCATGGCCCGCTCCTATTTCCCTGGGTTGAACCCGGCCGACACTCGCGTGAACTTCTTCAGCCGCCCGGCCACGGGCGAAGAGGCCCGCTGGGTCGACTCGCTTCCCTTGCGTGATGCGTTGCTGCGGTTTTATGTCAGGCATGCCTGGCCAACCGACCAGACTCATTCGTTCTTCAACATCGGCCGAAACACCACAGCCTTCAGCCAGCAGCAACTGGCCGAGGACCAGCAGCGATGGAACAGCGTGGTCGAGCAAACCAGCGGCATTCTTTCCAAGCTATTGAACAGCCTGCTCAAGTCGTACTGGAACCAAGAGGTCAACGCGGACCAGTCGCGCCAACGGTTTTGCGCCCGCGTCATGAGTGACAAATGTCGCGCAGACCTGCTGTTCAAGCATCAGGACATGATCCTGAGCAGCGAAGAAAGCGAGCAACTGCGCGCGCTGTTCCTGGCAGACAAGACCGCGCGCGCGGCCCATACCCACCACCTGAACGTCGAGAGGGTGCGCATCCATGCGCCCTTTCAGCACTATGTCCATCTTGGGGGCACCTTGATGATCAGCAATGCCCACGCGTACCTCTACACGCAATCACGCGGCTTGCAGGTGCTCAAGGACATCGATGATCTGAAGGACATCCTGTTGACCATGCTCAAAACCGCAGGGCATGAAGATGAGTTGCTCAATTTCCTCTCCTTGGACGAGCGTAGCGTGTTCATTGGCAGTGATCAGATAGAAGTGACCGGCAAGCCGGTGGCGGGCGATGCGTTCCAGGTGATGGTCGAAGACATTCTCGCCAAACAGTTCGACAACCTGGAATATGCGCTGGGGCTCTATCGGCGTAGCGCAGGTGAGATCGACCTGGCCGCGCTGCTCGACAATGCGCTGGACGTGCGCACCATGCTCGACAGCCGTTTGCAGGCGCTGGACGCCGGCGGGCGCTGGTCCGTCCACCCCATCACCAGCGGCAACGGCCGCCCCTCTACCGTCCATGCCGAAAAGGCCAAGGCACAGCTGAAGACGCTGGAAACGGTCGAGGCGGCGATGGCGATGGAGCGCAGCAAACACCCGACCCTGCGCGAGTTGGTGGGCCGAGCATTGAACGTCGAGCTGGGCAAAAGACAGTTGAGCCTCAAAGCCGAAAACGTCTACATCAACCGCTACGCCACGCCAGCCAGCGAGCGCGAAGAGCGATTGCCCCTGGCGTCGACAAGCATGGTGGAGCACTTTATTGCGCGCCTGGCCAAGCAAGCCGAGGCCTTGACCGACTCGCCCCTGACCTGGTTTTACGGCAAGCGCCGCTCAGGCGTCGCCAACCAACTGCACAACCTGACCACGAACAGCTTCAATGCGGTGATCGAGCAGGTCCTGACCACCTTTGCAGAACATGACCTGCGGACGCTGCCGCATCTACTCCTGGAACATAACCGCGCGCACCTGGGCCATGGCATGTTGCTGGGGCTCAGCGGTGAAGCACAACTGAGGCGATTACAAAAGAGCCTGCCGGTCGCCTGCCTCGACCTGCTGGACAGCGCCCTTCACGCCGAAAACATGACCCGACTCACCCGGCGTGGCCTCAACGGGTTTATCCCTGACGCGTTTGGCTTGACCCTCAACCTCGGGGCTGACGCCGTACCCGAGGCGCTGACCAACTGTTTTGTACTGACCGAGCGTGGTGGCACCGACCCCGACCATTCAGGGCTGGCAATGCTGTGGACGCCGCGTGCCGGCTATGAGGCCTTTGCGTCGTTCAACGTCTTGCGCGAAGTGCTGGAACAACGCTTGCTGAGCCCCACCGCACGGTTACCGCTGATCGAGAACCTGAGACCCTCCAAGCGCATACCCCACCAGTCCTATCGGCTCGGCCCCCTGCAACGTATCGACGAGCATCTGCTGCACAATCGCCAACAGACTTACAGCGACTTCATGCGCGACAAGATCGACCATGTACTGTCGATGAAATTGAACGCTCAACGCTTTCAGGACTTCATGGACAGTTTTATCCGCCAGGCCACACCGACCAACCTGCCCAGGGCGATGGCCATTGCACGTGCCATGATCCATCAACAGGCACTGCCGGTCTGGCTGGGGATGGCGCGGCCACATGAACAAATCCTGCATGCCGAACTGCTTGAGCAATACCGCGCCAGCGTAACGGATGAGCAGGATTACCTGCACGGCCTCACACCCATGCGCGAACAGGTGCTGAGTAGCTTATCTACCTTGCTCAATGCGCGGTTTCCCGGGCAAGTGGTCAACCCCGACGCCATATTGATACCTGGCCGTATCGACCTGCAAAACCACACCCAGACCCTGACCGACTTCGCCCTGCGGCACTTGCCTGAACTGAACGCTGACGATATCCGGCCGCGATCGCGTACAGACACGCCCTTGCCAGCAGCACTCGATGGCAGCACCGTGGTGCAACTGGTGCGCCAACTGGACTTGAAAAGTCTCTACCAGACACAGCTGACCACCCTGCTCAAGGGCCAGACCGAAGACACCCGTCGCCGTCGTCGATTGTTTTGTCGGCAACTGCCGTGGCAATTGCTGCAATACGCCCATGAACAAACACTTCAGGAGCGCCTGTCGGCATCAGCCTGGAGCTTTATCCAGCAAGTCTTTGATATGCCCGATGCCCTGGCGCGCAACAGCGTAAGCGGCGTCACGGCGATGGTTCGCCCGCTCGAACTGATCGCCACGCCGGGGGCGGCGCTGGTCAAGGCTCTGGGCTGCTACCTGATTGGCCCGAAGGGCGGCGCGACGGGCCCGTTGATCCTGTATGCGCCCTATAGCCCCAGCCACCTGTTGAAGGAATACGCAAATGAAGCGGCGTTCATCAGCGAATTCACCACCCCCGGGGCGCTGCAAGAGTGGGTGGTCAGCCAGTTGGAAGAATCGCAACAAGCCACTTACCGCAATTTGCTCAGCCAGAACTGGCGTCATGGGCTTTCGGAAATGCGCGTGGGTGCCAACCCGATTGTCGGCAACCTGCTCAAGCGCCTGTTCAAGGACAATCTTGAGTTGCTGCTGCAGATGCTCGCCTGCCAGTTCTCTGAGTCGGGCAAGGTCAAATGGGACGGGATCACCAGCCTGTTGACCCGGGAGATTCCCAAGGGTTTGCAGTTCATGGCCGGTAAACTTGCTTACCCGCTAGTGGTGTGGCGCAGCTACAAACTGTTCCTGGCCTCCGCAGAAGACCTGCAACAGCACCGCTGGCAACGCGCGCTCAAGGCCTTTGCCGGCGGAGTGGCCGAATTGGCCGCGTTGCGCAAGGCGCTGGACAAGCTCTTGCCCCAGGACGCGCCAGTCACGGAGCCGCCCCCCGTTGAGCAGTGGTTGCAAGCCCCCGCGCCTGCTGCGGATACCCTGGCAGACCTGGACCTGACCGCACCCGCACGGACACACCTGCAAGTATTCGAAGACCACGATATTGCGCTGGCGGACCTCACCCCAGGCAAGCCTACCGGCCTTTACAGGGATCAGGCCGGCACGCGGCAGTTCATCTCCTTGTCGGGCAAGGTTTATCCGATAAAACAAGCCGGCAAACACTGGCGGTTGATCCAGGGCGAGCTACCGGGCCCTTATGTGCAGTGCAACACCCAGGGGGTGTGGACACTGGACCTCGACCGGCATTACCCGCGCTACGGCAAAACGTTAAGCCGCTACGCCGGCAAACTCACCACCCGTGCAGCCGAGCGCGATGCCATCAATATCGAAGCGGTGGGCATGCGAGAGATAGCCGCGCTATCCAACTGGAAGGCCCAGTGCATTGATGAAGCGCTCAATGTCGCGACGTACTATTCGGTCAACTGCAAACGCAACCTGTTGCACTTCGCCACACATTTGGCCCCCAATAGCCGGCTCGGGCGGTTTTTCAGCGAACTGTTCGGCATCGTCACGCTGACGCCCGAGCAGGTGCAGCGAGTCGAGCGACGGGTCGACGAGATACTCGATGAGTTGACGAACCATACCCTCATCAGCCCCGATTCGATGCGGTTTGTCAGCGGCACCCATCGCTACAGCCCGCGCAACACCTTTGCCTTTGTGCTGCCCGATGACCAAGAGCAGAAAATCTATTTGCTCGACCGCTTTTTCGACCCTCCACTGGATAACTATCAAAACCGCCTGACCACGCCGTTCAACATCTCGGCCCACGCACGGGCAACGGTGCTGATTCACGAGATATCGCACATCAAATCCTTGACTGAGGACCTGGCTTACCTGGACAGCATGCGCCCGTTTCACGACCTGATTAATGTGAAGATCCACGGTGCCAGGCTGATGCAGACCGACCTGGCCGACTTGCGTGATACCGCGCTGTCCACGCTGACGCCCGCCACGCTGTTGTTCAAAACCTGGGATGAGTTCAGCGAAGAATGGGAGGATTTCGGCAGCAGTCGGGCGACCACGCCGCAAAAAGATAAAGTCCTCGGCATCACCGGCTGCCGAACCCTGAATGAGGCACGGGACATGTTCATGAGCAATGCAGACAAACGAATCGACACGATTCTGGCCAATGCCGATTCGGTCACCTACCTGATCAGCCAACTCGGGCGAGAGCTGGATGCGGGAGCCTGA
- a CDS encoding PepSY domain-containing protein, translating to MLKKTLVALCATTALLSAGAALADKPGAGWITIEKAIDVAKTKAGYVEVYAAEADDNGYWEVKGRKSDGTVYEARIDGASGNILRDQKD from the coding sequence ATGCTGAAGAAAACCTTAGTCGCCCTGTGTGCAACCACTGCTCTGCTTAGTGCGGGCGCTGCCCTGGCCGATAAGCCAGGCGCAGGCTGGATCACCATCGAAAAAGCCATCGACGTTGCCAAGACCAAGGCGGGTTATGTCGAGGTCTATGCGGCAGAAGCCGATGACAATGGCTACTGGGAAGTCAAGGGACGCAAGTCCGACGGTACCGTGTACGAAGCCCGTATCGATGGGGCCTCCGGCAACATCCTGCGCGACCAGAAAGACTGA
- a CDS encoding FecR family protein yields MSEKSLSEAEYDAITEAAAHWCMRLHAGDCTPAERQAFSQWHDCHPLHAFEYAAMLEIWDVADHLPRSEPDATVVPFKPRSRLRTYAVAAAICLTALPLAAFTGWEAGLLPSSYERFEATQGLRQVTLGDGSQVELNLGTELVYSNYKDERRVTLRKGEAFFKVSHDREHPFIVHAGEGKVRVTGTQFNVWKYGDQVRVILLEGSVQIFSDKVHGSVPLTPGMQASYQPGDATPRVKAIALDDSALAWRQGKLILDNLALADALPLINRYLNKPVMLADANTGTIRIGGIYNINEVNNLVPSLPKVLPVYLTQNQDGNPVLNSIPRKSPKS; encoded by the coding sequence ATGAGCGAAAAGTCCCTTTCAGAAGCCGAATATGACGCCATCACCGAAGCTGCCGCGCATTGGTGCATGCGCCTGCACGCGGGTGATTGCACGCCGGCGGAGCGTCAGGCCTTTTCGCAATGGCACGATTGCCACCCGCTGCACGCGTTTGAATACGCGGCGATGCTGGAAATCTGGGACGTTGCTGACCACCTGCCGCGCAGTGAACCCGACGCGACCGTGGTGCCGTTCAAACCCCGCAGCCGGCTGCGCACCTATGCGGTGGCAGCCGCAATCTGCCTGACCGCGCTGCCTCTGGCGGCCTTCACCGGATGGGAAGCGGGCTTGCTGCCCAGTTCCTATGAACGCTTCGAAGCCACCCAAGGCTTGCGCCAAGTGACCTTGGGCGATGGCAGCCAGGTAGAGCTGAACCTGGGCACCGAGTTGGTCTACAGCAACTACAAGGACGAGCGCCGGGTCACGCTGAGAAAAGGCGAGGCATTTTTCAAGGTCAGCCATGACCGCGAGCACCCGTTCATCGTGCATGCCGGCGAAGGCAAGGTGCGCGTTACAGGCACGCAGTTCAACGTGTGGAAGTATGGCGATCAGGTGCGCGTGATCCTGCTCGAAGGCTCGGTGCAGATCTTCAGTGACAAGGTGCACGGCAGCGTGCCGCTGACCCCAGGCATGCAAGCCAGCTATCAACCGGGCGACGCTACGCCACGGGTGAAAGCGATTGCCCTTGACGACAGCGCCCTGGCCTGGCGCCAAGGCAAGCTGATCCTCGACAACCTGGCGCTGGCCGACGCGCTGCCGCTGATCAATCGCTACTTGAACAAGCCGGTCATGCTCGCGGACGCCAATACCGGGACGATTCGTATCGGCGGGATCTACAACATCAACGAGGTCAACAACCTCGTCCCCTCGTTGCCCAAGGTGTTACCGGTCTATCTGACCCAGAACCAGGACGGCAACCCTGTACTCAATTCCATCCCGCGTAAATCCCCGAAAAGCTAG
- a CDS encoding adhesin: MKRSLLVLALLASAPAFADDTAVIRNSGQQYEGVVSINQAAGNQQQMSNSRAIALGGQATNVNIQRMDGSVDPSLNAKAAIQGTSFTNGNGVLGINQSAGANNQSINAVRISINPGPQSIDDSVLLQQNTTQLTDSGLTPTTGSRQVATSDQAFTGSRGVIQVNQSAGVGNRVANTLGITIK; encoded by the coding sequence ATGAAACGCTCCCTGCTCGTTCTCGCCTTGCTGGCCAGCGCCCCGGCCTTCGCCGACGACACCGCCGTGATCCGCAACAGCGGCCAACAGTACGAAGGTGTGGTGTCGATCAACCAGGCCGCCGGCAACCAGCAACAAATGTCCAACAGCCGCGCCATCGCGCTCGGTGGCCAGGCCACCAACGTCAACATCCAGCGCATGGACGGCAGCGTCGACCCGTCCCTGAATGCCAAAGCGGCGATCCAGGGCACCTCTTTCACCAACGGCAACGGCGTACTGGGCATCAACCAGTCGGCCGGGGCCAATAACCAATCAATCAATGCCGTGCGGATCAGCATCAACCCTGGCCCGCAAAGCATCGATGACAGCGTCTTGTTGCAACAGAACACGACGCAGTTGACCGACTCAGGGCTCACCCCCACCACTGGCAGCCGCCAAGTCGCGACGAGCGACCAGGCCTTCACAGGCAGCCGAGGAGTGATTCAGGTGAACCAGAGTGCCGGGGTGGGGAACCGAGTGGCTAACACCCTAGGCATCACTATCAAGTAA
- a CDS encoding C39 family peptidase: MRLATLTLLMLLTGPSWAGTMAISAMPGGAVIFKKVESIRERRFANLVEQKTDFSCGAAALATILRQAYWLDVDEDHIIKGMLVTADQDLVRTQGFSMLDMKRYLESIGMRARGYKIGADTLVTVKIPVVVLLEIRGYKHFVVMQRADKDWVYIGDPVLGHKRYSHDDFVKGWNGIVFAVLGEGYDKANVLLDPPTPLTAKNQLNEFRPVGDAELMDFGFIQSDFF; encoded by the coding sequence ATGCGCCTCGCGACCCTCACCCTCCTGATGTTACTCACCGGCCCTTCGTGGGCAGGCACTATGGCGATTTCAGCCATGCCTGGCGGTGCAGTGATCTTCAAGAAGGTCGAGAGTATCCGTGAACGCCGCTTCGCCAACCTGGTGGAACAGAAAACCGATTTCAGCTGCGGTGCCGCGGCACTCGCCACCATCCTGCGCCAGGCCTATTGGCTGGACGTCGACGAAGATCACATCATCAAAGGCATGCTGGTCACTGCCGACCAGGACCTGGTGCGTACCCAGGGCTTTTCCATGCTGGACATGAAGCGCTACCTCGAAAGCATTGGCATGCGCGCCCGGGGCTACAAGATCGGGGCCGACACCTTGGTCACGGTAAAAATCCCTGTGGTGGTACTGCTGGAAATTCGCGGCTACAAGCACTTCGTGGTGATGCAGCGCGCCGACAAGGACTGGGTCTACATAGGCGACCCGGTACTGGGCCATAAACGCTATTCGCACGATGATTTCGTCAAGGGCTGGAATGGCATCGTGTTTGCCGTGCTGGGCGAAGGTTACGACAAGGCCAACGTCTTGCTCGACCCGCCTACACCGCTGACCGCCAAGAACCAGTTGAACGAGTTCAGGCCCGTGGGCGATGCCGAGCTGATGGATTTCGGTTTTATCCAGAGCGACTTCTTCTAG
- a CDS encoding sigma-54 dependent transcriptional regulator — MVVTPVQRRLLVVDPCDDCHGLLPGLRTAGWEVDSCALETVGDRSCDVGLLRLQPYHLERPEAVKELIGRSGTEWIAVLSQDVLRLQNVGDFVCEWFFDFHTLPFDVSRVQVTLGRAFGMARLRGKGHTPVDEPEHELLGDSRPIRELRKLLSKLAPTESPVLIRGDSGTGKELVAKTLHRQSQRHAKPFVAINCGAIPEHLIQSELFGHEKGAFTGAHQRKVGRIEAAHGGTLFLDEIGDLPMELQANLLRFLQEKQVERVGGSQPIPVDVRVLAATHVDLEAAVAKGRFREDLYYRLNVLQVVTAPLRERHGDVAMLANHFSRFYSQETGRRPRSFSEDALVAMGQHPWPGNVRELANRVRRGLVLAEGRQIEAVDLGLVGEQVISPPMATLEDYKHRAERQALCDVLNRHSDNLSVAARVLGISRPTFYRLLHKHQIR, encoded by the coding sequence ATGGTTGTTACCCCCGTGCAACGCCGCTTGCTTGTGGTCGACCCCTGTGACGACTGCCATGGATTGTTGCCTGGCCTGCGCACCGCGGGCTGGGAGGTCGACAGCTGCGCCCTGGAAACGGTGGGCGACCGCTCCTGCGATGTAGGTTTGCTGCGCTTGCAGCCGTATCACCTGGAGCGTCCGGAAGCGGTCAAGGAGTTGATTGGCCGTAGCGGCACCGAATGGATTGCCGTGCTCAGCCAGGATGTCCTGCGGTTGCAGAATGTCGGCGATTTCGTGTGCGAGTGGTTCTTTGACTTCCATACCCTGCCGTTCGATGTGTCCAGGGTCCAGGTGACGCTGGGCCGCGCCTTCGGCATGGCGCGCCTGCGTGGCAAGGGGCATACCCCGGTCGATGAGCCAGAGCATGAACTGCTCGGTGACAGTCGCCCGATTCGCGAGCTGCGCAAGCTGTTATCCAAGCTGGCACCTACCGAGTCGCCGGTCCTGATTCGTGGCGACAGCGGTACCGGTAAGGAGCTGGTCGCCAAGACCTTGCACCGCCAATCCCAGCGCCACGCCAAGCCTTTTGTCGCGATCAACTGCGGCGCGATCCCGGAGCACTTGATTCAATCGGAACTGTTCGGCCACGAGAAAGGCGCGTTTACCGGCGCCCATCAACGCAAGGTCGGGCGCATTGAAGCGGCCCACGGCGGCACACTGTTCCTCGATGAAATAGGCGATTTACCGATGGAACTGCAAGCCAACTTGCTGCGGTTCTTGCAGGAAAAGCAGGTCGAGCGTGTCGGCGGTAGCCAGCCCATCCCGGTGGATGTGCGAGTGCTGGCCGCGACCCACGTCGATCTGGAAGCTGCGGTCGCCAAGGGCCGCTTTCGTGAAGACTTGTACTACCGGCTCAATGTGCTGCAAGTCGTCACGGCACCGCTGCGCGAGCGTCATGGTGATGTGGCGATGCTGGCCAACCACTTTTCACGCTTCTACAGCCAGGAAACCGGCCGCCGCCCGCGCAGTTTCAGTGAGGATGCCTTGGTTGCGATGGGGCAGCACCCGTGGCCGGGCAATGTGCGCGAGTTGGCGAACCGGGTACGCCGTGGCCTCGTGCTCGCCGAAGGGCGCCAGATCGAAGCCGTTGATCTGGGATTAGTGGGTGAACAGGTAATTTCGCCACCTATGGCTACACTGGAAGACTACAAGCACCGCGCCGAACGTCAGGCGCTGTGCGATGTGCTCAACCGGCACAGCGACAACCTGAGTGTCGCCGCCCGTGTGCTGGGGATTTCCCGGCCGACGTTCTACCGGTTGCTGCACAAACACCAGATCCGCTAG